From a region of the Roseivirga sp. 4D4 genome:
- a CDS encoding (2Fe-2S) ferredoxin domain-containing protein produces MSENLSALSGRKGLEDNLFEQLVEKSKVTGSPDNKELKALAEKYLMGNAITYGTASFYDFMKKEHEGVKVHVCNGSACMVAGTQDSVKGKLSRHFKDAEVGHMCCLGRCHENSAFNYNGTNYSGDAINHLEEIVKDTDKDLSDNYSVGATGERVLTGEAMTAQQFKDEFSKILANGPEWALEQIKASNIRGRGGAGFPMSFKLNACRNEPEPQKFIVCNADEGDPGAYSDRYLLEEQPMLVLFGMMTAGYIVGADHGAVYIRGEYPESVRACTEAVEALEAIDMHGDNIGGSDFNYRFKVIEGAGAYICGEETALLSSLEGQRPEVRVRPPFPAQKGLFNKPTIVNNVETLAAVPWIIRNGGDQYAKLGTEKSTGTKLVCLDSFFNKPGMYEVEMGHSFKDLVYETGGGFKEPVKAVHVGGPLGGIVPTHKIDDLNLDFESFANGGFLLGHAGIVSVPEKFPMIEYLEHLFEFTADESCGKCFPCSIGSVRGKEMIANSRNGEKMDRQLMDDLLETLEIGSLCALGGGLPLGIKNALQYFKEELRSYFL; encoded by the coding sequence ATGTCAGAAAATCTTAGTGCATTATCAGGAAGAAAAGGCTTAGAGGACAATCTCTTCGAACAGCTGGTAGAAAAGTCTAAAGTAACTGGATCGCCAGACAATAAAGAGCTGAAGGCTTTGGCCGAAAAATACCTGATGGGTAACGCGATCACCTATGGAACTGCTTCATTTTATGATTTCATGAAAAAGGAGCACGAAGGTGTCAAAGTGCATGTTTGCAATGGCAGTGCGTGCATGGTTGCTGGTACTCAAGACAGTGTCAAAGGAAAACTCTCAAGACACTTCAAAGACGCTGAAGTTGGACATATGTGCTGCCTTGGCAGATGTCATGAAAACAGCGCGTTTAACTACAATGGCACGAATTACTCAGGGGATGCGATCAACCATTTAGAAGAGATAGTCAAAGACACTGACAAGGACTTAAGCGACAATTACTCCGTTGGCGCTACGGGTGAACGAGTGCTGACGGGTGAGGCAATGACTGCTCAACAGTTCAAGGATGAGTTCTCGAAAATTTTAGCAAATGGTCCAGAATGGGCATTAGAACAAATAAAGGCCTCAAATATCAGAGGCCGTGGTGGTGCAGGTTTTCCTATGAGCTTCAAGCTTAATGCTTGTAGAAATGAACCAGAACCACAGAAATTCATTGTATGTAATGCCGATGAAGGAGACCCCGGAGCTTATTCCGATCGCTATCTTCTTGAAGAACAACCTATGTTGGTCTTGTTTGGAATGATGACAGCCGGTTACATAGTAGGTGCAGATCATGGAGCTGTCTATATCCGTGGAGAATACCCTGAATCTGTAAGAGCTTGTACTGAAGCTGTTGAAGCCTTGGAAGCCATCGATATGCATGGCGATAACATTGGAGGTAGTGATTTCAATTATCGATTCAAGGTAATCGAAGGTGCCGGGGCATATATCTGCGGAGAAGAAACCGCACTTCTATCCTCTTTAGAGGGGCAACGACCAGAGGTTAGAGTGAGACCTCCCTTCCCTGCACAAAAGGGACTATTCAATAAACCCACAATCGTGAACAATGTCGAGACATTGGCGGCTGTGCCATGGATTATCAGAAATGGTGGCGATCAGTATGCGAAGCTTGGAACAGAAAAATCTACTGGAACCAAACTGGTTTGTCTGGACTCCTTCTTCAATAAACCGGGAATGTATGAAGTAGAAATGGGGCATTCCTTTAAAGATTTGGTCTATGAAACCGGTGGAGGTTTCAAGGAACCTGTAAAGGCAGTTCATGTCGGTGGGCCGCTGGGTGGAATTGTACCAACCCATAAGATAGACGACCTGAATCTGGACTTTGAGAGTTTCGCCAATGGTGGATTCTTACTAGGTCATGCGGGAATCGTCTCTGTTCCCGAGAAGTTTCCAATGATTGAATATTTGGAGCATCTATTTGAATTCACAGCCGATGAGTCATGCGGAAAATGCTTCCCATGTAGCATCGGATCTGTTCGAGGCAAAGAGATGATTGCTAACTCAAGAAATGGAGAGAAAATGGATCGCCAGTTGATGGACGATCTGCTGGAGACCTTAGAAATAGGCTCTTTATGTGCCTTGGGTGGAGGTTTGCCATTGGGCATCAAGAATGCCTTACAGTATTTTAAAGAAGAACTTAGAAGCTACTTTCTGTAA
- a CDS encoding DUF7009 family protein, with protein sequence MKLRIQDNSIRFRLTQTEVSNFGTTGSCVATVQFPNGNELVYQLTIGDKIASSFADNTIDISLPKTAIESWIQSDQVGIKGELPLENGDKLSILVEKDFKCLTARSEDESDMFPNPKESH encoded by the coding sequence ATGAAACTGAGAATCCAAGACAATAGTATTCGATTTAGGCTCACCCAAACCGAGGTGAGCAATTTCGGCACAACCGGTTCTTGCGTTGCCACAGTGCAATTCCCAAACGGAAATGAGTTGGTCTACCAACTTACAATTGGTGATAAGATAGCAAGTAGTTTTGCTGATAACACCATCGATATAAGCCTTCCTAAGACAGCTATTGAAAGCTGGATTCAATCCGATCAGGTAGGAATCAAGGGAGAATTACCCCTAGAAAACGGGGATAAATTGAGTATTTTAGTTGAAAAGGATTTCAAGTGTTTGACTGCACGCTCCGAAGATGAGAGCGATATGTTTCCAAACCCAAAAGAAAGCCATTAA
- the fdhD gene encoding formate dehydrogenase accessory sulfurtransferase FdhD: MGVPVQPIQVIRVGTQSTEAKPDLVVSEEPLEIRIGHGPEDKREQFSVSVTMRTPGNDEALCLGFLFTEGIINSMDEVMSVKYCEDLGRAEGLENLMRVELKPSVVISDDQFKRNFYTTSSCGVCGKASIDSIKVSCQPLSGEKIQINKEVLFGLSESLRSSQDVFKHTGGLHASGLFDTEGSLIAHQEDVGRHNALDKLIGTGLIKNTLPFSEAVLVLSGRISFELVQKALRAGIQVIAAVGAPSSLAVNLAEEFGMTLIGFLKNDRFNVYSGKERLVL, from the coding sequence ATGGGTGTTCCTGTTCAACCGATACAAGTAATAAGAGTTGGAACTCAGTCAACCGAGGCCAAACCTGATCTAGTGGTTTCAGAAGAGCCATTGGAAATTCGTATCGGTCATGGACCTGAAGATAAAAGGGAACAATTCAGTGTTTCCGTTACCATGCGTACGCCCGGAAACGATGAGGCGCTTTGTCTTGGCTTTCTCTTTACTGAAGGAATTATCAACTCCATGGATGAGGTAATGAGTGTCAAGTATTGCGAAGACTTGGGGCGTGCCGAAGGTTTGGAAAACCTAATGCGTGTTGAACTCAAGCCTTCTGTAGTAATAAGCGATGATCAATTCAAACGAAACTTCTACACCACTTCGAGCTGTGGTGTTTGCGGAAAGGCTTCCATAGATTCCATTAAAGTAAGTTGTCAGCCATTATCTGGAGAAAAAATCCAGATCAACAAAGAAGTACTATTTGGACTATCGGAAAGCTTGAGATCTAGTCAAGACGTCTTCAAGCATACCGGAGGGTTACACGCCTCAGGACTTTTTGATACGGAAGGCTCATTGATCGCCCATCAAGAAGATGTCGGCAGGCATAACGCCCTCGACAAACTTATAGGGACCGGGTTGATAAAGAATACGCTTCCCTTCTCAGAGGCTGTACTGGTACTCAGTGGTCGCATTAGCTTTGAATTGGTGCAAAAAGCCCTAAGAGCTGGAATCCAAGTCATTGCAGCTGTTGGGGCACCTTCTAGTCTGGCGGTAAACTTAGCCGAAGAGTTCGGCATGACGCTGATAGGCTTTCTCAAAAACGATCGGTTTAACGTTTATTCAGGAAAGGAACGGCTGGTTTTATGA
- a CDS encoding formate--tetrahydrofolate ligase → MDKKTHNLTDIDIAQAAEIRHINEIAAKLNLTPDDLEHYGKYKAKLPMHLLNLSRIDEGNLILVTAMTPTPAGEGKTTTSIGLSEGLNKIGKKTCVVLREPSLGPVFGIKGGAAGGGYSQVIPMEDINLHFTGDFSAVEKANNLLSALIDNNIQSRTHNLNIDPRTIAWKRVMDMNDRSLRQITIGLGGSTNGIPREDGFNITPASEVMAILCMAENFSDLKKRLGNIFIGYTFDKQPIYARDLKAENAMAILLKDAIQPNLVQTLEGNPAIIHGGPFANIAQGTNTVIATKMGLSLSDYVVTEAGFGADLGAEKFFNIKCASSGLKPKAVVLVATIRALRHHGGAEKEEYNTPSADRVKVGFANLGKHIENLQKFGFNPVVAINAFPSDTEAEVELIKKMCAGQGVHAVVADGWAQGGDGMTELAEAVVSTIENYDNGFQPLYNWDAPIKEKIEIIAREIYGANQVDFSKKAKLQMKRIERLGFSDLPICMAKTQKSLSDNEFIHGRPENFDVNVREFEYATGAGFIIPILGQMMRMPGLPAVPASEGMSIDDDGVISGLS, encoded by the coding sequence ATGGATAAGAAGACCCACAACCTGACTGATATAGATATTGCACAAGCAGCTGAGATCAGACACATCAATGAAATTGCAGCTAAGCTCAACCTGACACCAGACGATTTAGAGCATTACGGAAAGTATAAAGCCAAACTCCCGATGCATTTGCTTAACCTGTCAAGGATCGATGAAGGTAATCTTATTCTTGTAACCGCCATGACACCCACTCCTGCTGGGGAAGGTAAGACCACTACTTCTATAGGTCTTTCAGAGGGACTCAATAAGATTGGTAAAAAGACTTGCGTTGTCCTGCGAGAACCTTCCTTAGGACCAGTATTCGGAATCAAAGGCGGTGCAGCTGGTGGTGGCTATTCACAAGTCATTCCAATGGAAGACATCAACCTCCACTTTACTGGAGACTTCTCCGCTGTGGAAAAGGCCAACAACCTCCTATCAGCCTTAATTGATAACAATATTCAAAGCCGAACGCATAATCTCAATATAGACCCAAGGACCATCGCCTGGAAACGCGTAATGGATATGAATGACCGATCGCTAAGGCAAATTACCATCGGCTTAGGCGGTAGTACTAATGGTATTCCAAGAGAAGACGGCTTTAATATCACCCCTGCTTCTGAGGTAATGGCCATTCTCTGCATGGCTGAAAATTTCAGCGATCTTAAAAAACGATTAGGTAACATTTTCATCGGTTATACATTTGACAAACAGCCGATTTATGCTCGCGACCTGAAAGCAGAGAATGCTATGGCTATTCTGTTAAAAGACGCCATTCAACCTAATCTGGTCCAAACCTTAGAAGGAAATCCTGCCATCATCCATGGTGGACCATTTGCAAATATTGCTCAAGGTACCAATACAGTTATCGCGACTAAAATGGGGCTTTCCTTATCTGATTATGTGGTGACTGAAGCTGGTTTTGGAGCGGATTTGGGTGCCGAAAAGTTTTTTAACATTAAATGTGCTTCCTCTGGCCTTAAGCCAAAAGCAGTTGTCCTGGTCGCTACCATTAGGGCACTAAGACACCATGGTGGTGCCGAAAAAGAAGAATACAATACACCGAGTGCCGATCGCGTAAAAGTTGGCTTTGCCAACTTAGGTAAGCATATCGAAAACCTACAAAAATTTGGTTTTAATCCAGTAGTAGCCATTAATGCCTTCCCTTCAGACACAGAAGCGGAAGTAGAACTGATCAAAAAAATGTGTGCCGGACAGGGAGTTCATGCAGTAGTTGCTGACGGCTGGGCCCAAGGTGGCGATGGAATGACCGAACTTGCTGAGGCGGTTGTGAGCACCATCGAAAACTACGATAATGGATTCCAGCCATTATACAACTGGGATGCCCCAATCAAAGAGAAGATTGAAATAATAGCGAGAGAAATCTATGGCGCTAATCAGGTAGACTTTTCCAAAAAGGCCAAACTGCAAATGAAGCGCATCGAGCGATTAGGCTTTAGTGATTTGCCTATTTGTATGGCCAAAACCCAGAAGTCCTTAAGTGATAACGAATTCATCCATGGTAGACCGGAAAACTTTGATGTCAACGTTAGAGAGTTTGAATATGCTACTGGGGCAGGTTTTATCATCCCTATCCTAGGTCAAATGATGCGTATGCCAGGCTTACCGGCAGTTCCAGCTTCAGAAGGAATGTCGATTGATGATGATGGCGTAATATCTGGATTGTCTTAG
- a CDS encoding MATE family efflux transporter has product MNQIFRLSFLRYLLLSLLPMKQVKTSLTEGNILKALIALAFPIIGANLLQTGYQLVDAFWVGRLGANAVAAVSVSYPVNFLLISLTSGFAFAGTILVAQYAGAKNLKMVNHVAIQSMVMVFLMSLVLSAIAYSLSPQILTWLGVEQEIFAEANLFQRVIFIGLVFNFGFILFQSLLRGIGEVRIPLYINALSLGLNFLLDPLFIYGWGPIPAYGVAGAAYSTLATLGLSALIGHYILFYGKTDFNLKLRGFKFDFPLLKKAFKLGMPSSLEISARALGLTLLTGVAAKFGTEVLAAYGVGARLISFVVIIALGLMKANATLVGQNIGAQKMDRAEKTSNYAATIAFVSMSIIGVLFFAFAEPIVRTFLDSTDEVVAMGVSFVKITAPSFGFMGMQLALVGTLRGSGNTVESMIFTIIGIWVIQFPFAWIFSNMESMGYLGIWWSFPVSYALPAIITFIWYKTGIWKKKQIIG; this is encoded by the coding sequence ATGAATCAAATATTTCGACTGTCTTTCCTCCGATACTTGTTACTTTCGCTGCTACCCATGAAGCAAGTCAAGACATCGCTCACCGAAGGTAATATCCTCAAGGCACTGATCGCCCTGGCTTTCCCTATCATTGGAGCGAACTTGTTGCAAACCGGTTATCAGTTGGTGGATGCCTTCTGGGTGGGGCGTCTAGGTGCAAATGCCGTAGCTGCCGTTTCCGTCAGCTATCCGGTAAACTTCCTTCTGATTTCATTGACTTCAGGTTTTGCCTTTGCGGGCACCATTCTGGTGGCTCAATATGCGGGTGCCAAGAACCTCAAAATGGTCAACCATGTGGCCATCCAGTCGATGGTGATGGTTTTTCTCATGTCGCTTGTACTATCGGCAATCGCTTACAGCCTGTCTCCTCAAATACTGACCTGGCTGGGTGTCGAACAGGAAATATTCGCTGAAGCCAACTTGTTTCAGCGTGTTATTTTCATTGGTTTAGTATTCAATTTTGGCTTCATTCTCTTTCAATCACTACTGAGAGGTATTGGAGAGGTTAGAATTCCCTTATATATCAATGCATTGAGTTTGGGACTTAACTTTCTGCTTGACCCACTCTTTATCTATGGCTGGGGACCCATTCCAGCCTATGGCGTAGCTGGTGCTGCTTATTCCACTTTGGCTACTCTAGGACTCTCTGCTCTGATTGGTCATTACATTTTATTCTATGGAAAAACAGATTTCAACCTGAAATTGAGGGGCTTCAAGTTTGACTTTCCATTACTCAAAAAGGCTTTCAAACTGGGTATGCCTTCTTCCCTGGAGATTTCCGCACGTGCACTTGGTCTGACCTTGCTCACCGGTGTTGCCGCTAAATTTGGCACCGAAGTGTTGGCTGCCTATGGCGTAGGTGCGCGTCTGATCAGCTTTGTGGTGATTATCGCTCTTGGTCTTATGAAAGCCAATGCAACATTGGTCGGACAGAACATTGGAGCCCAAAAGATGGATCGAGCCGAGAAAACTTCCAACTACGCGGCTACTATAGCTTTTGTCTCTATGAGTATCATTGGTGTACTTTTCTTTGCCTTTGCCGAGCCGATTGTGAGAACCTTTCTTGATTCTACCGATGAAGTAGTTGCCATGGGCGTCTCCTTTGTCAAAATCACCGCCCCCTCCTTTGGCTTCATGGGCATGCAGTTAGCCCTTGTTGGGACTTTAAGAGGTTCTGGTAATACTGTAGAATCGATGATCTTTACCATCATTGGTATCTGGGTCATTCAATTCCCTTTCGCTTGGATATTCTCTAACATGGAGTCCATGGGTTACCTTGGTATCTGGTGGTCCTTCCCTGTCTCCTATGCCCTTCCTGCTATCATTACCTTCATCTGGTACAAAACCGGTATCTGGAAAAAGAAGCAGATTATTGGTTGA
- a CDS encoding carboxypeptidase-like regulatory domain-containing protein — MARFTLCILCLTFFEVIISGQTLKSQVIDRKTGQPIPYVNIGIVGKNIGTVSDNNGRFQLSIENAVDSDTLRLSMISYVTQEFIVGDLRRLEVFELIEMDQRQIELKEVTVLSQRPSQIKLGLEKRHCYPIPLYKGASSNIAFPQNGYRHEIGTRFSNDRPLYLDSIQLNFAVSFVDTIEFRLNIYSIQNQEISNILSEPIYISLSKSEAENSPVIYLSKYEIEVHSDFLVTIENYQQMPVAAVKILANFKSKGRVYPTYYRSNSQGNWVKLQTKKSKDIGISFIVFGQ; from the coding sequence ATGGCGAGATTTACTTTGTGCATTTTATGCCTGACTTTTTTTGAAGTCATTATTTCTGGACAAACCCTCAAAAGCCAGGTGATTGATCGCAAAACAGGACAGCCCATTCCTTATGTTAATATTGGAATCGTAGGAAAGAACATTGGCACCGTGTCGGACAATAATGGAAGGTTTCAGCTGTCAATAGAGAATGCCGTTGACAGTGATACATTAAGGCTATCTATGATCTCTTATGTCACACAAGAATTCATAGTAGGCGATTTGAGAAGGTTGGAAGTTTTCGAGCTCATTGAAATGGATCAAAGACAAATTGAGCTAAAGGAGGTCACGGTATTGAGTCAAAGGCCATCACAAATCAAACTTGGTTTGGAAAAAAGGCACTGTTATCCGATTCCCTTATACAAAGGTGCTAGTTCCAATATAGCCTTTCCTCAAAATGGATATCGCCATGAGATTGGAACTCGATTTTCAAACGACCGGCCCTTATATCTCGACAGTATTCAGTTGAATTTTGCGGTGTCCTTTGTCGACACCATAGAATTTCGACTCAATATATACTCAATCCAAAATCAAGAAATTAGCAACATACTCTCCGAACCCATTTACATCTCTCTCAGTAAGAGTGAAGCGGAAAACTCCCCAGTAATCTACTTATCTAAATATGAAATTGAAGTCCACTCGGACTTTTTAGTAACAATCGAGAATTATCAGCAAATGCCGGTAGCCGCTGTGAAAATATTGGCCAACTTCAAATCCAAAGGCAGAGTATACCCGACCTACTACAGGTCCAATAGTCAAGGCAATTGGGTAAAGCTGCAAACGAAAAAGTCAAAAGACATTGGCATAAGTTTTATAGTATTTGGTCAGTAG
- a CDS encoding helix-turn-helix domain-containing protein: MKSIVKAYREKQGATQADLAKGTGLSLRTIQRLESSGKAPKGHTLTVLSNAFGLEAADFKSEFQNLNQSKTSDTLSIKFINLSALCCVGIPFGNIILPSILWNRNRHSKMVDEVGRKIINFQILWSLSLCLLLSISPFINQFVLPSQPLILFVLAIGFLFNFVVIGLTAHSINKNNLSVLNLRIRLL; this comes from the coding sequence GTGAAGAGCATTGTCAAAGCATACAGAGAGAAACAGGGGGCTACGCAGGCAGACCTCGCTAAGGGTACTGGCCTATCACTCAGAACTATTCAGCGCCTTGAGAGTAGCGGAAAAGCACCTAAAGGGCATACGCTGACCGTGCTTTCGAATGCATTTGGTTTAGAAGCGGCTGATTTTAAAAGTGAGTTTCAAAATTTGAATCAGTCCAAAACTTCTGATACCCTTTCCATCAAGTTCATTAACCTCTCTGCTCTTTGCTGTGTGGGTATTCCCTTTGGAAACATAATTCTTCCATCCATTCTTTGGAATCGGAATCGTCATTCTAAGATGGTGGATGAAGTGGGTAGAAAGATCATCAACTTTCAAATACTCTGGAGCCTCTCGCTCTGTCTACTGTTGTCCATATCTCCTTTCATAAATCAGTTTGTTCTCCCCTCCCAACCATTAATCTTATTTGTTTTGGCAATAGGGTTTCTTTTCAATTTCGTTGTCATCGGTTTGACAGCCCACTCCATCAACAAGAACAATCTGAGCGTACTGAACCTCCGTATAAGACTGCTCTAA
- a CDS encoding SGNH/GDSL hydrolase family protein — protein MNLKYILGTIISIPLLPIMYYQGKRIRKTIPSLPEAKGPSGTVKQENEAKPITILAIGESTFAGVGVATHDEGFTGSFAKAIAASYNTSVDWKVYARSGYTAKKVTERILPKVEEASADLILIGLGGNDAFTLNRPHQWRKDINLLIEKLRKKYPETPIVFTNMPPIKEFPAFTPLIHFVVGNLVEILGEELNELIKHHPKVYYNSAVLTIAHWSKVLGVPPDKSTFFSDGVHPSRFTYQVWAQEMARFVKENEIL, from the coding sequence ATGAACCTGAAATACATTCTTGGCACTATCATTTCCATTCCCCTCCTGCCCATTATGTACTATCAAGGCAAGCGAATTCGAAAGACTATTCCTTCGTTGCCGGAAGCAAAGGGGCCTTCAGGTACAGTAAAGCAAGAGAATGAGGCTAAACCGATAACCATCCTTGCTATCGGGGAAAGCACCTTTGCTGGCGTTGGAGTAGCGACACATGATGAAGGTTTTACGGGTTCCTTTGCCAAGGCGATTGCAGCATCATACAACACTTCAGTAGACTGGAAAGTATATGCTCGAAGCGGCTATACGGCTAAGAAGGTCACGGAAAGAATATTACCTAAAGTCGAGGAAGCATCCGCAGACCTCATCCTCATTGGGCTTGGAGGCAATGATGCGTTTACTTTAAATCGTCCCCATCAATGGAGGAAAGACATCAACCTTCTAATCGAAAAACTAAGAAAGAAGTATCCAGAGACACCGATTGTCTTTACCAATATGCCGCCAATTAAGGAGTTCCCAGCCTTTACCCCATTGATTCATTTTGTGGTCGGTAACCTGGTCGAGATACTTGGCGAAGAACTCAATGAGTTAATAAAGCATCATCCCAAAGTCTATTATAATAGCGCGGTTCTCACTATTGCCCATTGGAGCAAAGTGCTTGGCGTACCACCAGATAAATCTACTTTCTTCAGTGACGGTGTTCATCCCTCAAGGTTCACTTATCAGGTATGGGCACAAGAGATGGCTAGGTTTGTAAAAGAGAATGAGATTTTATAG
- a CDS encoding MutS-related protein gives MKIYQDHIEQYKQEAEALEEQTRRYSLLRLVAFIFSFILIIILANERLLEVVWVVGPICIFVFVSLLKHYNELMRQKQRANFLKQINENELLRLKNELSGFDKGLSQLDEEHAYMADLDIFGSHSLFQLLNRTTTESGSLRLAQWLSRPATKPIILERQQAIQELNPNIVWRQEFEAAGLPFANTNSEYQKLLNWVAGDNQLLSKKNVYLAGSVVLGVLALTLGLLSFFNSTSPDLKFYLPPFLIVMFLNYRILKKVAPLSEDIIDSTHQNVQTLGGYQMLARTILSEEFQSKRLQGLQKDLQQKDSSAIDEMGSLKKILSFFQLRGTKRSDNNKFYGLLNQFLLFDIYCILKAEQWKSRNRAHIQSWVEAISEFEALNSLAGFAYSNPDFAFPEIKEAPYHIQFETLGHPLINAENRVCNDFNLSGQGQITMITGSNMAGKSTFLRTVGTNLVLALMGAPCCAKSGQVSHMKMFTSMRTKDNLEEGVSSFYAELQRVEQLLALITSGEPIFFMLDEMFKGTNSEDRYKGGVSLIKQLNELNAFGIVSTHDLELANLSGKHMIVSNLSFNSKIADGELSFNYKLTEGICTDFNASELMKRSGIKVLKDIESLSLD, from the coding sequence GTGAAGATTTACCAAGACCATATAGAACAGTACAAGCAAGAGGCTGAAGCACTGGAGGAGCAGACTAGGAGGTATTCTTTGCTGAGACTAGTCGCTTTTATCTTCTCATTTATTCTGATCATCATTCTGGCCAATGAAAGGTTATTGGAAGTTGTTTGGGTCGTAGGCCCGATCTGCATTTTTGTCTTTGTCTCCTTGTTGAAGCATTACAACGAATTAATGCGACAAAAACAGCGGGCTAACTTCTTAAAGCAGATCAACGAAAATGAGCTCCTCAGACTAAAAAATGAGCTTTCAGGCTTTGACAAGGGTTTATCGCAGCTAGATGAGGAACATGCTTACATGGCCGATCTGGATATTTTTGGATCGCACTCACTCTTTCAACTTTTAAATAGAACCACCACAGAATCCGGCAGTCTCCGGCTGGCACAGTGGCTATCCCGACCAGCGACTAAGCCCATAATTCTGGAGCGCCAGCAGGCAATACAAGAGTTGAACCCTAACATAGTATGGAGACAGGAATTTGAAGCGGCTGGGCTACCTTTTGCCAATACCAATAGCGAGTACCAAAAACTTCTCAATTGGGTCGCTGGTGACAATCAATTGTTGTCAAAAAAGAATGTCTACCTGGCGGGTAGCGTAGTCTTGGGTGTACTGGCGTTGACTTTGGGATTATTGAGTTTCTTTAACTCCACTTCCCCCGATCTAAAGTTCTACCTCCCTCCCTTTCTGATTGTGATGTTTCTTAATTACCGCATCCTTAAAAAGGTAGCACCACTGTCTGAAGACATCATAGACAGCACCCACCAGAATGTTCAGACCTTAGGCGGTTATCAAATGCTAGCCCGGACTATTCTATCCGAAGAGTTTCAGTCAAAGAGACTTCAAGGGCTTCAAAAGGATTTGCAGCAGAAGGATTCTTCTGCCATCGATGAGATGGGCAGTTTAAAGAAGATACTCAGTTTCTTCCAGCTAAGGGGTACTAAGCGAAGTGACAACAACAAGTTCTATGGTCTGTTGAATCAGTTCTTACTTTTTGATATCTATTGTATTCTCAAGGCAGAGCAATGGAAGAGTAGAAACAGGGCTCACATTCAATCGTGGGTCGAGGCGATCAGTGAATTCGAAGCCCTCAATAGCCTCGCAGGCTTTGCCTATTCAAATCCTGATTTTGCATTTCCAGAAATTAAAGAAGCACCTTATCATATTCAGTTCGAAACACTCGGGCACCCATTGATCAATGCTGAAAACAGGGTCTGCAATGATTTCAATCTCAGTGGGCAAGGACAAATCACCATGATCACAGGCTCCAATATGGCGGGTAAGAGTACTTTCCTCAGGACCGTGGGCACAAACCTTGTTTTGGCCTTGATGGGCGCACCTTGTTGTGCCAAATCAGGACAGGTATCGCATATGAAGATGTTTACTAGTATGCGTACCAAAGACAACCTCGAAGAAGGTGTTTCTTCCTTCTATGCTGAATTACAAAGAGTAGAGCAACTGCTCGCATTGATCACCAGCGGTGAACCGATATTCTTTATGTTGGATGAAATGTTCAAGGGCACCAATTCTGAGGATCGTTACAAGGGTGGAGTATCCTTAATCAAGCAACTCAACGAGTTAAATGCTTTTGGTATTGTTTCCACACATGATCTGGAGTTGGCGAACCTATCGGGCAAACATATGATTGTTTCCAACCTTAGCTTTAACAGTAAAATAGCCGATGGAGAATTGAGCTTTAATTATAAACTCACGGAAGGTATTTGCACAGACTTTAATGCCAGCGAGTTGATGAAAAGAAGTGGTATTAAGGTGCTGAAGGATATTGAAAGCTTGTCGTTGGACTGA